The genomic region TAATAGTTAGCTTCATTAAAGTTAGAGTGAACACACAACCTATAATGGAAACTCAACGTTGAAAAACAGAGTATCACTGGTTAGAGCTATTTTGGATGATGGTAAAACAGATCAAGCCACTTACTATAATGATCCACGAAACTTGTTAATCAAAATCATAAAGCATCATACAAAGTATTACAACcatcaatctcttcttcatttacTTAACAAATCAATTACAACcatcaatctcttcttcatttacTTAACAGATCAATTACAACcatcaatctcttcttcatttacTTAACAGATCAATTACAACcatcaatctcttcttcatttacTTAACAGATCAATTACAACCATCAATCTCGTCTTCATTTACTTAANAGATCAATTGACTTACCATATCTTGTTNTATGCGGGCATACCCCTTACGAGAGCCCCTATAAGGGTACTTGGAACTTAATGCTCTTTCCTTATTTTGTATGCTTTTTTCCTAAAAAGAAAGATAGTAAACAAATCATATGCTCAAGAATTAATTAGGAAAGATATATTATANATAAATAGTATAGATTACCTTGAAACTTTTATCCATACGCTTTGCAATGAATTGTCTCCAAATGTCCTCACTAACAATGGATGCATACTTCGCAGGAGGTTGATTAGGAGGATTCTCTAAGTAATCTCCATTGTCATCCTTTAGATATTTTCGGGCCAAGAATGTCCTAAAACTCCTAAGCAACAACCCTGCCTTCCTTAACACAAACGTCTTACGACATGTATCTACATTGGAAGTTAGCtatccaaaaaaatatttagaaaaaaacagTTTGGAAATCATAacacatatatttaaaataaaaagatttaagtAGTAAACATTACTTGTATATCATTCCAAATTATCTCTTTATAGGCATGCAAACTTGAATCTTTCCAATCATCACAAGTTATAGGCACATTTGCTCGAACAATGGATCCAAGATAACTGATGAACTTTGCGCCACCAGGTTCAATGGGTTGACCTTTTGCATTCCATGAAACCTAATAATATGAATAAGTACATATTGAACAATAATTAGGAAAGTAACATATCTAATATACCAAAAAGTATACTATGTTCATTACCTCTAATTTTTTCCCTTCACTTCTGGCTTGAAcgatcttcttcatcttcactataCCTTTCTTCCTTTTAGCTTCGTTGGGAGAAGGAATATCATCTTCAGTAGGAGTTGTCATTTACCTGTAACAAAAGTGATTCAGATAAAAACATGGATAACATCAATAAAAAGGGATAAAcataagaatataaatttataaatccaaccttttcttctttgaatttaagtttaaagACTTAGGTTTCTTATGGACACAAAATGATGGATTTATCCATATTCCTTCATCATGATCATCTCTCCTATACAAGATATCATCATTTATTGGATCATCATCGTATGATATTTGATACAAAGGATCATCTTCAATGTTTGTATCTTCATCCTCTATTTCATCATTGGaaggataatttattttattggtcaaCAACACAATTGACCAATTAACATCAACCGGATTAGTGacataaaaaatttgttgagCTTGTGATGCTAAAATAAATGGCTCATCTTTGTACCCTGCTTTATTAAAATTCACTTGCATAAATCCTACCTCGTCTTGTCGAACTCCATTATTGTTATCAACCCACTTGCAACCAAATACTAGTACCCGAAATGTGGTGTAATCCAACTCCCATATATGTTCAATTACCCCAAAATACGACATATTTGCATATATAGGACTTCTATCTTTAGCACTTGAGATGTGCATAGATTCAGCCACCAAAGTTACACCACTATTTTGCATAGTACTTTGGTCATCTCGGTCTTTAATGTAAAATGTGCACCCATTAATCATATAACCAGTGTAAGAGAAGACTTGAATATTTGGACCATTGGCTAACCATCTCAAACTGTCAGAAACTAAAGAGGATTTCACATTTAACTCTGCAAAAATGTGACTTTTTAGCCAGTGTATAAAAGTTGCATTGTGTTCTCTACATATCCACTGGTCAGTCCTAGTtggatttaattttgtaatcatgTCTTTGTGTCTCTTAACATATGGCTCAACTTCATCGTCATTGTGTAGGACATACAATTGAGCTTGCTCCCAATCTTTCCTGCTTATGGTCACTATGGTATTTCTAGAAATTCCTTCTCCTGTGGTTCTCGCTAAGTGTCGAGAATTTGGAAGTCCTATTGATTCAACATCAAAGAGGTAATCAGTACAAAATTCAATAGCTTCTTCAAGTATATATCGTTCCACTATACATCCTTTTGGTCGACTTCTATTTTTCACATAACCCTTTAATATCTTCATATACTGCTCCATTGGATACATCCATCTCATATAAGCTGGTCCATAATATTGTGTCTCCTTGACTAAGTGAATGGTAACATGAACCATTATGTCAAagaaagaaggtggaaaatacaCTTCAAGCTCACACAAAGTTACAATAATTTCTCTTTCTAGTGCTTGCAATTTTCCAGTGTCAATCACTTTGCTACATATCGCTCTAAAGAAATAGCATAATTTAGTTATGGTCCACCTTACCTTTTTAGGCAAAATGGAACGTATGGCTATCGGTAACAAATGCTCCATCATAACATGACAGTCATGAGACTTTAACCCTATTAGCTTTAGATCTTTCATAGATACTAAGTTCCTAATGTTTGATGAATACCTTTGTGGAACTTTAACTCCTTGTAGAAACTTAcaaaacacaactttttcctttctagatAGAGTATGAGCTGCTGGAGGTAGATATTGACGTTTACCTTTCTTCATTGGAGCCAATTCTGTTTGAATTCCCATTTGAACTAAGTCCAACCTTGCTTTAATGCCATCCTTAGACTTTCCAGGAACATTCAATAACGTACCTATGacattatcaaatatatttttttcgaTATGCATCACATCAAAGAAATGTCTAACATACAAGGACTTCCAATAtggcaaataaaaaaatattgactttTTCTTCCACCCACT from Vigna radiata var. radiata cultivar VC1973A unplaced genomic scaffold, Vradiata_ver6 scaffold_23, whole genome shotgun sequence harbors:
- the LOC106778540 gene encoding uncharacterized protein LOC106778540; translated protein: MYHNEQDAKNLRWHADERIRDGKLRHPADSPQWAKVDHDYPNFGKEPRNLHLALSTDGINPHGPKQPGNDIDIYLAPLIEDLKDMWNEGVEVYDGYTKESFLLRAMLFGTINDFPTYGNLSGYSIKGKCACPICEDNTDWVRLEHGKKNVFLGHRRFLPLKHRYRGWRKAFNGTTEERRAPELLYGDKVFEKVKDINIKFGKPFARDLVTSGWKKKSIFFYLPYWKSLYVRHFFDVMHIEKNIFDNVIGTLLNVPGKSKDGIKARLDLVQMGIQTELAPMKKGKRQYLPPAAHTLSRKEKVVFCKFLQGVKVPQRYSSNIRNLVSMKDLKLIGLKSHDCHVMMEHLLPIAIRSILPKKVRWTITKLCYFFRAICSKVIDTGKLQALEREIIVTLCELEVYFPPSFFDIMVHVTIHLVKETQYYGPAYMRWMYPMEQYMKILKGYVKNRSRPKGCIVERYILEEAIEFCTDYLFDVESIGLPNSRHLARTTGEGISRNTIVTISRKDWEQAQLYVLHNDDEVEPYVKRHKDMITKLNPTRTDQWICREHNATFIHWLKSHIFAELNVKSSLVSDSLRWLANGPNIQVFSYTGYMINGCTFYIKDRDDQSTMQNSGVTLVAESMHISSAKDRSPIYANMSYFGVIEHIWELDYTTFRVLVFGCKWVDNNNGVRQDEVGFMQVNFNKAGYKDEPFILASQAQQIFYVTNPVDVNWSIVLLTNKINYPSNDEIEDEDTNIEDDPLYQISYDDDPINDDILYRRDDHDEGIWINPSFCVHKKPK